From a single Brassica napus cultivar Da-Ae chromosome C9, Da-Ae, whole genome shotgun sequence genomic region:
- the LOC106387540 gene encoding aspartyl protease family protein At5g10770-like isoform X2, which yields MCSFSKRHGPCSSLSSKKAKTSPNHDDILRLDQARVKSIHSKLSKKLTPQYRVSQSQSTELEARDGSTLGSGNYIVTVGFGTPKHDLSLVFDTGSDLTWTQCEPCGKTGTCYPQEEPIFNPSSSTSYSNVSCSSPVCDSLTSQGHYRNCSASNCIYGIGYGDSSFTVGFLAKEKFTLNTDVFDGVNFGCGENNQGLFYGAAGLLGLGRGEFSLPSQTAMTYNNIFSYCLPSSADYTGHLTFGSSGGLSNSVKYTPISTARHSASFYGLDIVGITVAGKELEIPLTVFSAPGAIIDSGTVITRLPPKAYAALRTAFKENMSNYTTTMGQSILDTCYNFTGLETVEIPKVSFSFKGGTDVEVDSKGILYVFDASEVCLAFVGNGNDDDVAIFGNVQQKTIQVVYDGAGGRVGFAPDGCM from the exons atgtgttCTTTCTCCAAGAG ACACGGCCCATGCTCGAGTTTAAGCAGCAAGAAAGCCAAGACAAGTCCCAACCATGACGACATCCTCAGACTCGACCAGGCTCGAGTAAAATCCATCCACTCAAAGCTTTCAAAGAAGCTAACACCCCAATATAGGGTCAGTCAAAGTCAGTCAACGGAGCTAGAGGCTAGAGACGGAAGCACACTGGGTTCAGGAAACTACATCGTGACGGTCGGATTCGGAACGCCGAAACACGACCTGTCTCTGGTCTTCGACACAGGCAGCGATCTGACGTGGACTCAGTGCGAGCCATGTGGTAAAACTGGAACATGTTATCCACAAGAGGAGCCCATCTTTAACCCTTCTTCGTCTACTTCGTACTCCAACGTCTCGTGCTCATCCCCTGTTTGCGATTCTCTCACTTCCCAAG GTCACTATAGAAACTGCTCGGCTTCCAACTGCATCTACGGTATAGGATACGGCGATAGCTCGTTCACTGTAGGATTTCTCGCCAAGGAGAAATTTACTTTAAACACCGATGTATTCGACGGTGTTAACTTTGGCTGCGGCGAGAACAACCAAGGACTTTTCTACGGCGCCGCCGGACTTCTCGGCCTCGGCCGCGGCGAATTCTCATTGCCGTCGCAGACGGCAATGACCTACAATAACATATTCTCCTACTGCCTCCCTTCTTCCGCAGACTACACTGGCCATCTCACCTTCGGATCATCAGGTGGATTATCTAATTCCGTCAAGTACACTCCCATCTCCACAGCCAGACACAGCGCTTCCTTTTATGGTCTCGACATCGTAGGTATTACCGTCGCCGGCAAGGAACTGGAGATTCCTTTAACCGTGTTCTCTGCTCCCGGTGCTATAATCGACTCAGGAACCGTGATTACTCGCCTCCCTCCCAAGGCCTACGCGGCACTACGTACCGCGTTTAAGGAGAATATGTCGAATTATACGACTACGATGGGACAATCGATACTTGACACGTGCTACAATTTTACTGGCTTGGAGACTGTGGAGATTCCTAAAGTCTCGTTCTCCTTCAAAGGCGGCACCGATGTGGAGGTTGACTCCAAAGGGATTCTGTACGTGTTTGATGCGTCGGAGGTTTGTTTGGCGTTTGTGGGGAATGGTAACGATGATGACGTGGCCATTTTCGGGAACGTTCAGCAAAAGACGATACAGGTTGTGTATGACGGTGCGGGGGGACGGGTCGGGTTTGCTCCGGATGGTTGTATGTAA
- the LOC106387540 gene encoding aspartyl protease family protein At5g10770-like isoform X1 — translation MKNLLNIITLVLCAWLSFCCTDGAQKRKSGEVSFHRILASSLFPSSSSCVLSPRASNTKSSLLLTHRHGPCSSLSSKKAKTSPNHDDILRLDQARVKSIHSKLSKKLTPQYRVSQSQSTELEARDGSTLGSGNYIVTVGFGTPKHDLSLVFDTGSDLTWTQCEPCGKTGTCYPQEEPIFNPSSSTSYSNVSCSSPVCDSLTSQGHYRNCSASNCIYGIGYGDSSFTVGFLAKEKFTLNTDVFDGVNFGCGENNQGLFYGAAGLLGLGRGEFSLPSQTAMTYNNIFSYCLPSSADYTGHLTFGSSGGLSNSVKYTPISTARHSASFYGLDIVGITVAGKELEIPLTVFSAPGAIIDSGTVITRLPPKAYAALRTAFKENMSNYTTTMGQSILDTCYNFTGLETVEIPKVSFSFKGGTDVEVDSKGILYVFDASEVCLAFVGNGNDDDVAIFGNVQQKTIQVVYDGAGGRVGFAPDGCM, via the exons ATGAAGAATTTGTTGAACATCATAACCTTAGTTCTTTGTGCATGGCTCAGTTTTTGTTGTACTGATGGAGCTCAAAAAAGAAAGAGTGGAGAGGTTTCTTTCCACAGAATTCTTGCCAGCTCTCTCTttccttcatcatcatcatgtgttCTTTCTCCAAGAG CATCTAACACCAAGTCGTCGTTGCTCCTGACGCACAGACACGGCCCATGCTCGAGTTTAAGCAGCAAGAAAGCCAAGACAAGTCCCAACCATGACGACATCCTCAGACTCGACCAGGCTCGAGTAAAATCCATCCACTCAAAGCTTTCAAAGAAGCTAACACCCCAATATAGGGTCAGTCAAAGTCAGTCAACGGAGCTAGAGGCTAGAGACGGAAGCACACTGGGTTCAGGAAACTACATCGTGACGGTCGGATTCGGAACGCCGAAACACGACCTGTCTCTGGTCTTCGACACAGGCAGCGATCTGACGTGGACTCAGTGCGAGCCATGTGGTAAAACTGGAACATGTTATCCACAAGAGGAGCCCATCTTTAACCCTTCTTCGTCTACTTCGTACTCCAACGTCTCGTGCTCATCCCCTGTTTGCGATTCTCTCACTTCCCAAG GTCACTATAGAAACTGCTCGGCTTCCAACTGCATCTACGGTATAGGATACGGCGATAGCTCGTTCACTGTAGGATTTCTCGCCAAGGAGAAATTTACTTTAAACACCGATGTATTCGACGGTGTTAACTTTGGCTGCGGCGAGAACAACCAAGGACTTTTCTACGGCGCCGCCGGACTTCTCGGCCTCGGCCGCGGCGAATTCTCATTGCCGTCGCAGACGGCAATGACCTACAATAACATATTCTCCTACTGCCTCCCTTCTTCCGCAGACTACACTGGCCATCTCACCTTCGGATCATCAGGTGGATTATCTAATTCCGTCAAGTACACTCCCATCTCCACAGCCAGACACAGCGCTTCCTTTTATGGTCTCGACATCGTAGGTATTACCGTCGCCGGCAAGGAACTGGAGATTCCTTTAACCGTGTTCTCTGCTCCCGGTGCTATAATCGACTCAGGAACCGTGATTACTCGCCTCCCTCCCAAGGCCTACGCGGCACTACGTACCGCGTTTAAGGAGAATATGTCGAATTATACGACTACGATGGGACAATCGATACTTGACACGTGCTACAATTTTACTGGCTTGGAGACTGTGGAGATTCCTAAAGTCTCGTTCTCCTTCAAAGGCGGCACCGATGTGGAGGTTGACTCCAAAGGGATTCTGTACGTGTTTGATGCGTCGGAGGTTTGTTTGGCGTTTGTGGGGAATGGTAACGATGATGACGTGGCCATTTTCGGGAACGTTCAGCAAAAGACGATACAGGTTGTGTATGACGGTGCGGGGGGACGGGTCGGGTTTGCTCCGGATGGTTGTATGTAA